AAAATTTGATGATGATTATGATCAAGCCTTATCTCATATAAAGTCGCAAGTTAAAGAAGAAACAACTACAAATAGAGTTGCATCTAAAGGGATGTGCAAGCTTGAAATAAAAGATGATGAAGCCATATTATTTGAAGTCAATGCTGAGACAGATTTTGTGACAAAAAATGAACATTTTCTATCTTTAGTTGATACGCTAGCTTCACATTTAATAGACACAAATGTTGTGAATGCTAATTCAGCATTAAAAGTATTAATAGATGGTCAATCTGTAGACGAACTGATCAAACAAAAGAGTTCTATTATAAGCGAAAACGCTTATCTAAGACGTTTATATCGTGTGAAGAAGCAAGAAGGTCAAGGCTTTGGTAGCTACACGCATATGCAAGGGAAAGTCGTAAGTTTAGTTGTTACAGACAAAAAAAATGATAAGATTGCAAATGAAATTGCAATGCAAATCACTGCAGCATCAGCACAGTATTTATCATTAGAAAACATTGATCAAGATACTATAAATTATGAAAAATTTATGT
Above is a genomic segment from Mariniplasma anaerobium containing:
- the tsf gene encoding translation elongation factor Ts, producing the protein MDIKLLKKLREQTSAGMLECKSALEKFDDDYDQALSHIKSQVKEETTTNRVASKGMCKLEIKDDEAILFEVNAETDFVTKNEHFLSLVDTLASHLIDTNVVNANSALKVLIDGQSVDELIKQKSSIISENAYLRRLYRVKKQEGQGFGSYTHMQGKVVSLVVTDKKNDKIANEIAMQITAASAQYLSLENIDQDTINYEKFMYEKEHNTFNEDDFNQSLKAKTLLSQSYIKDPSISVEAYLKLHDINIIDFFRFELGQGIDNKLNCRLDIDCDNSKITVTPIY